One region of Primulina tabacum isolate GXHZ01 chromosome 1, ASM2559414v2, whole genome shotgun sequence genomic DNA includes:
- the LOC142542625 gene encoding peptidyl-prolyl cis-trans isomerase FKBP12-like, with protein MLALPIRSMGVEKEILRNGSGSKPVSGQKVTVHCTGFGKNGDLSKKFWSTKDPGQTPFSFQIGQGKVIKGWDEGVLGMQVGEVARLRCSPDYAYGANGFPAWGIQPNSVLVFEIEVLGAE; from the exons ATGCTAGCTCTTCCAATTAGGTCAATGGGAGTTGAGAAGGAAATTCTCAGAAACGGGTCCGGTTCGAAGCCCGTCTCCGGTCAGAAGGTTACCGTTCACTGCACCGGTTTTGGTAAAAATGGCGACCTTTCCAAAAAGTTCTGGAG CACAAAGGATCCGGGCCAGACGCCGTTCTCTTTCCAAATTGGTCAAGGCAAAGTGATTAAAG GATGGGATGAAGGGGTGTTGGGAATGCAAGTGGGAGAAGTTGCCCGATTGCGG TGCTCTCCTGACTATGCCTATGGTGCAAATGGTTTTCCAGCATGGGGTATTCAGCCTAACTCGGTTTTGGTGTTTGAGATTGAAGTTCTGGGCGCTGAGTAG